DNA from Sulfurimonas gotlandica GD1:
GTAATATAGAATTCTATATATGGAAAAGAGCCAGAGAATCTTCAGAAATATATGAATATCTTAAAAGAAACATGCCTAAATCTATGCCAAGTAGTTCGAGGTTTTTACTTCATAAAAACAAGATAACTAGTAAAGAACTTCAATTTTATTTGCCGTACGAAAAACAAAAAGTCCTTGTTCTATCAAATTCTTTACAAACACTTGGCGTATTTAAGGGTGAAGTAAATGAATCACTTGATAAATGGAACTTCTTTTGTTTTACAAAAATATCTCTTTTGGATGCTTGGGTGCATAGTAATATACCTGATAAAATAATCATTGATTACAAGTTTAGAAGCTCTGTATTTGATGATGGTATTGAGTTTTTAAAATTAGCTCTTAAACAGTATCCTATTATGAAAGATGCTGTTACTATGGATCAGCTCTATTTTATTGCAAATAAAAATGATTATGAAAAACTAAGGAAATATAAAAGTACTCATAACTTCTCAATAATTGAAGAACCTTTAACTTTAAATGGGATTTATGAGACTCTTGTATACGACTAAGGCTAGAAAATCAAATTTTTAATTATAAGTTTATTAATCTTTTTTGGGCTAATTTTAGATGCTAAAACACTATCTAGAACTCAGGTCATTATGTCAACATTTATAACTATATCTGTTGATGAAAAAGATACACATCTAGTTGAACATGGTTTTAAAATCATGAAAGACATAGAAGCATCTCTTTCTTCTTATAAAAAAAGTGCTGTGATTTACATGTTAAACAGAGATAAGAAAGTAAAGCTGGACAACTACTCATATCAAGCTTTGAAGCAAAGCAGAGAACTATATAAAAATAGTGATGGCTACTTTGATATAACTGTTGGATCTATTACTAAAGATTTGTATCATTTTGGAGAGGAAGAACGTCTTGCATCTATCAAAGAGTTAAACGATGCAAAGGTAAACTTTAGAGGAATTCATTTCTCTAAAAATGAAGCCTCTTTAGATGATGGTATAAAAATTGATCTTGGTGGAATAGGTAAAGGTTTTGGGGTTGATAAGGTAGCAGGCTATTTTAGAGCAAATAGTGTAGAAGCTCGCATCTCTGCAAGTGGAGATATACGCTGTTTGGATGTCTGCTCTATAGATGTGCAAGATCCATTTTCTGATGCTAAACTGCTCTCTTTTAAAACATCTAAAAAAGATTTAGGCATTACTACGAGCGGAAACTACAACAGATATGTAAAGAGTATAAAGAACAACCATCTAATCAATCCAAAACTAAAAAGATCACAGACCAAATTTGTATCGATAACTTTAATAGGAAGTATTAGTAGTAGTTTTCTTGACGCTTATGCAACTGCAGCTAGTGTAATGCCACCTAAAAAAGCTTATGAGTTTTTAGACTCACAAGAGCTTGCATACATAGTTTTACAAAGTGACGGAGATATGAAAATAAGCTCAAATATTGGCGAATATACAAACTCTTTAGTCATAAACAATGCTGTGAAGAAGTAGCCAAGATACATAAAGAATAAGAGCTAAAAAAACAAAAAACGATAAGAGTTTTAAAAATGCTGCAAACTCAAAACCGTTTACTATGAGCATCGGTGTAAAAATCTCCAGTATTGCAGTTAAAAAAGTAAGGTAGATAACTGTTAAAGTGCTTTTTTTATATCTGAGTTTTGTAAAGACTAAAAAGTGCAAAAGCACCATAGAGATAAGTCCAAATGAAAATATATGCGGCAAGGCAGTTTTGAGTATACCGCTTGTACTCTTTGTAGGTATAAATTTGTCCTCATTACCTAGATAATAATCAACTACTTCCCCGTAGCTAAAGCCTATCTTATACTCAAAAAGCATAACTGCACTAGATATTAGGAGTAGTGAAAAAACAAGATAGTAGATGATAGAGAGTTTATACGCCTTTTGCATAAAGCTTCCAAAATGAATATAAAATCATATAAACAGCACTTAGATGCCAGATGAAAAAAGTAATAATGTATAGGTAAATAAATATTGCAGATACAAAGTAGGCAAGGGCGATAGCTGTCAGAGAAGTTATAGCACTAATCATAAGAGTATTAGTCATAAAAGTTCTGCTTCTATTAGCTAGACGGATAAAAACTGCACTAAGAGTAAGAAGTACCATCATCATAAAAAATATCTCTACATGCCAGAACTCTAAAAATGAAGCTTTTGTAATAGGGTCTATAAAATTTTCTTCACTTCCAAATAGTGTGATATTTATTGTCTCTACAGATATGCCAAAACCAAAAGATTTAACTAGAACATCTGAGATAATATATAGAAGTATAAAGCTTAGAAAACCAGTGAGAATAAGTCTCATGGCATTATCTTTTTTTATGTTGTTTATGAGAGTAAACTTCACTACTTAGCCTTTAGCATCTCATTATAAAAAGCAAATGCAAGTCGTGAAGAGTCTGTTATGCTTCTAGCACTAAGTGTTGCGCCTGTTATTGTAGGTATTTCTCTACCCACGTTTAGTTGTTTGTCTGTAGGTACATTTTCAAACTGAGAAGTCCATTTCTTTGATGGTATATATTCCATTGGTTCATTAAAGGCAATAATCTCTATGCTTAAAAGAGTTGAGTTTGTTGAGATAAGATACATAACAACAGCATTTTTAGAGCGGACTTTTTTGTTGATAATAACTCCAAAACCTAGTGTTTTATCACCTTGTATAGCTTTAAAAGTTTTGAATATCTTGCTGTCTAGTTTTACTTTCGCGTTATTTTGAATAATTTTTGCTTGTTCATTGTTTAGTAAAATATTGTTTTTAACTATAGTCGCATTAGTTCCGAAACTCTGTTTCATCGCATCTATAGGAGAAATCAACATATTTGCACTTAGTTCAATCGATATAAGTATAAAAAGCGTAAGGTATATTTTTTTCATATTAGTTTTCTTTATTTAAAGTTTTTAGGATTGTATATGATTCTTTTTCAATTGTCAATTATGAATATCAATAAAAAGAGGTTTGCATGGTCTCGGATGCAAACCTCTGTGTTAAACAGGAGAATGTTTTACGTTTTAGAAAATAAATCCCATAGAGATACTTGTAGTATCTGAATCAACTGCACCTTGGCTTGCCATTGCATAGTCAAGTTTTAGTACAACTTGCTCATGAGGAAAGTAGTTTATACCGACTGTAGTTGTATCAAGTCTGTCTCCAGAAGTTCCATCAGCTCTCTCTTCTTCAGGATTGATACTCTCATATTGAACAAAGATAGGAAGTTGTTTTTTTATAGAAGTTAGAGATAAAACATCAAAACTTGCATTTACAAAACCACCTTGAGCTTTTTCTACAGCATTTGCTGCTATATCTGCAGCATCTGATCTATCTGTTTGAGTATAAACACCATATACTCTAGCACCGCTGTTTTTATAGTCTAAATGCACATCATACATATTAGTAGTAGAGCTTTTTCCGTTTACTGATGGTGCAGTGTATGCAGAAGCACCAACTAAAAGACCGTTGATGCCGGTGTAGTCAACTCTTGCAACGAAAGCCATGTTCGCATCTGTCTGTTTAAATGAGCCGCCACGACCGCTTCTTAACCATGAAGACCCAGTAACACCTGTTTGTAAAGCACTTACTGCTGCAAATTTATATGATAAGTTATCGATAATATCACCATAAACCATAGCACCACTCTCATGCCAAGTAGAAGGTATTAGGTTTTTTGACGTATTTGGTCTTTGAACAGTAGTAAATAGTGTCGGCTCATGTCTCTCATTTATAAGACCCATAGGCATTAGCATATTACCAACTCTGATGTTCGCATGTTTGTTTATAAGAAAGTCAAGATACATAAACTCAACTATAACTTCACCACCCTCAGCAGTACCTCCGTTGTTTGCTACACCACCGTGTTCAAACTCGATTTCTGTATTTAAGATGATGTTATCACTAAACTTATAACCTATATATGGAACAAATCTATATACATCTAAAGTCGTTTTATCTGCATTATTATTTGTTTTTGCATCTGAGTAATACATCTCTCCGTAACCACCAATACTTAAAGGAGATTTTGAGTAGTAAACTTTAGAAGCTGCAGCTCCAAGACCACTATGAGATTTTTCACTGTTAACTGTAGTATAGTTAAATCCTGTTTTTAAGTCACTTGTCTCATCAACTAAAGTTTGCGTCATTTCACGAAGTTCTTTAACTTCTTGCTTAAGAGCTTTAATATCCGCTGATTCACTTGCGTATGCAGTGCTGCCTAGTAGTAAAAATGCACTTAGTGCTAATGTTGTGTTTATCGTTTTCATTTGTTTTCCTTTTGGTAATGATATTTGTTATCATTAAGTTATAACTGAATTGTAACTCAATTATTCTTAAATGAATATAAAAATGATAATTATTATTAATAAGAATTAGTGAGAATAAAAAGGCTTAATAATAAATTAGCTATAATAAGTAAAAAAATATAGAGAGAATATGAGAGAAATATTTAATAGATTAGAAGACGACGTTAAAGTGATAACTGAAGTGAATATCGAGGCTACAGACTCTAAAGAGATGAATCCATGGTTATTTAGTGTATTTATAAAGTATGATGATTTAGAAGCCAATGAAGAAAGCTATGAAGAATTCTTAGAGACTAAAGAGTCTCTTATCATAGCATTAGAACATCAGGATAGAGCAGTTTATGTTGGAAGCAGAGTGCTTGATGGCTGGAATGAGCTTTACTTCTATGCTTATGATTCTAAAAAACTAGATGCAATTGCTAGTAAAATACTGACTCCTTCAAACTATGTTTATGAAAGTAATGTAGTTAGAGACACTAAATGGGGCTTTTATGAGACTCAGCTTTTTCCAACAGAGTTAGAGTTTTGTCATATTCAAAGTGCAAAGATTATCTTTTTACTAGAAGAAGAGGATGAAGACTTAACTATAGAGAGAGATGTTGAGCATTATGTGTCATTTGAGACACCTACTCAGAAAAATAGATTTATTAATACACTAGATCTTGATGGTTTTAGTTTCAAGGATGAGATAAGCTCTGAAGAGTTTGAACATGGTGTAGCTCTCGTGAAAACTCATGCCGTAACTGAAGATGTTGTAACAAAAGTTGTTGAAGAGCTTTTTGCAAAGGTTAAAGAGGACCATGGTTACTACGAAAGTTGGAGTACAACTTTAGTTTCGCAAGAACTAGAAGAGAGATCTAAATGAAAGAATGTTCAAATCGTAGAGTAGTAAACTACTTAATAGTTGTTTTTTTAAATGCTTTTACAGATTTGGGACATAAAATAATCATACAAAATACTATTTTCAAAGTCTATGATGGTGAGATGCAGATAGTACTTACGGCAATCGTAAATGCTCTTATTCTACTTCCATTTATCCTAGTCTTTTCACCTTCTGGGTTTTTAGCTGATAAGTTTGCTAAGAACCTTATCATGAAACATGCATCTGCACTTGCAGTTGTTTTGACACTTCTAATTACTTTTTCATACTATCAAGGCTGGTTTTTTACTGCATTTGCTATGACATTCATGCTCGCTCTTCAAAGTGCTATCTACGGTCCTGCTAAGTATGGGTATATTAAAGAGCTTGTAGGTGTAAAGTTTATCAGCTTCGGTAATGGTGCAGTTCAAGCAGTTACAACAGTAGCTATTCTTAGTGGTATTATCTTTTATACAGTTTTATTTGAAATAGCTTTAGCGGATAATTTTACAACCAAAGAGGATGTTCTTCAGGTCATAGCTCCTATAGGATGGTTGTTGGTCTTAGGTTCTACTATTGAGTGGTTTTTAGCTTCAAAACTACCAAACAAGATGATAGAAGCGAGTCAGAAAAAGTTTATCTTTAAGAGATATATTCAGGGTAAATACCTGCAAAAAAATCTTAAAACAGTTACAAGAAAAAAAGAGATATTTGAGGCTATCTTGGGACTTAGCCTTTTTTGGTCTATCTCTCAGGTAGTGCTGGCTATTTTTGGAGAGTATGCAAAGAGTGAGCTTGGCATCACAAATGCTATCTATGTTCAAGGTGCTATGGCTATGGCAGGTTTTGGTATTGTTACTGGATCTATTATGGCAGCTTCATATTCCAAGTACTATGTAAATAGTGGTGTGGCTACTGTAGGTGCTATTGGTATGACAATAATTGTTTTTATTATTCCTACAAGTGAGTCAATGATAACACTTACAGTTCTCTTTGCTTTTTTTGGAATCTTCTCAGGTTTTATTATGGTTCCTCTAAACTCTCTTATACAACTTCGTGCTCCAAGAGTACACCTTGGAGTTATACTCGCAGGAAACAACTTTATACAAAATATTTTTATGGTCTCATTTTTAGTTCTTACAACTATATTTGCTTACTTTGGAACAAATGCAGTCGCTCTGTTTTATCTTATGGGACTTGTTGGGATATATCTGAGTTTCATCCTCTTTAAGAGATATTTTGTTCTATCTTTTTGGGCATTTGTAGAGATGATACTCAAAATGAGATATAACTTTCACTATGTGGGACTTGAATATATCCCTGCATCTGAAGGTGTTCTGCTTCTAGGGAATCATGTAAGCTGGGTAGACTGGGCAATAATTCAGATACCTATAAAAAGACGTCTTAACTTTATGGTTGATAAAGATATTTATAACTGGAAATTATTTAACAAAGCGCTTAAAAAAGGCGAGGCAATTCCAATCTCTAAAAAAGCTTCAAAAGATGCTTTCGCAGAAGCTTCACAACGACTAAAAAATGGTAAAATTGTGGCTTTATTTCCAGAGGGGCAAATTAGCCCTGATGGAGAGACTGGAAAGTTTTACAAGGGATATGAACTTATCTCAAGTGACTATGACGGAAAGATAGCTACTTTTTTCATAGATGGGATGAATGGAAGTATGTTTTCTAAGACTAGAGATTTTAATCTTTTTAGCAGAAGAGATGTAACAGTATACTTCTCAAAGCCAGTACATAGGGAAACAAAAACTCAAGAAATAAGAGAAATTATTACAAATTTAAAGGGTAAACATGAAACTAAACAAGCCTAAGCATTCACTTTTTAGAAATGGGATGTATGCTGTAGAAGGTTTTATAGATATAACAAAAAATGAGACATCATTTAAGTGGCAGCTACTTATGCTAAGTGTTATGGGAATAGTAGCATGGAACTTGCCTATTGACTTTGGGCATGCTAGCATCTTGTTTATATCTCTATTTATACCTGTTTTAGCAGAAGTAACAAACAGTTCAATAGAAAGAGTCGTTGATTTAGTGACTAGTGACTATCATATTCTGGCAAAACAGGCAAAAGATGCAGGTGCGACTTTAGTTCTTTTAAGTCTTATAGTAACATCTCTAATTTGGATCTCTGTTTTAGCAGTGGCATTTAACTTAGTATAGGCAAACCATGAAAATATTACTCATCCTAGCTCTTATTTTTGGTGTTGTTCTTGGACAAGATAGACCAAAAATAGCACTTGTACTTAGTGGTGGTGGAGCTAGAGGTGGAGCACATGTTGGTGTTTTAAAAGTTTTAGAAGAGAATAAGATACCGGTAGATATCATTGTTGGAACAAGTATGGGCTCATTTGTTGGTGGACTCTATGCATCTGGCAGATCAGCTGATGATATAGAGCAGATGCTGGTATCTAGTGATTGGAAAAACTACATTAGAACAGACTTTGACCGTGCTGACACTCCAATGAGAGTTAAAGAAGTTGAATATATATATCAAGGTAGACTTGGACTCGGTATAGACTCGAAAAACAGTATAGTTCTGCCTACTGGTGTATTAAAAAGACAACCTCTGCTTTTAAAGTTTATGGCTGAAACACAACATGCTCAAAATATCATAGATTTTGATGACTTGGCAATTCCTTTTCGTGCAGTGGCGACTAATATAGCCAATGGTGACCCTGTTGTCTTAAAGTCAGGATCTCTTGCAAAAGCAATCTACGCTTCTAGCTCTATTCCAGGTGGACTTCAGCCAATAAATATAGATGGCATAGACCTTGTAGATGGTGGAGTTAGTGATAACTTACCTGTGCAGTTAGCTAAAGATATGGGTGCAGATATCATCATAGCTGTAGATGTTAGTGAAAACTTTGATGAAAAAATAGATGTTAATTCTTACTTCGTTGTTTTAGGACAGATGGTAAATATACTCATGAGAAAAAATGCCAATGAATCAATTCTAAAACTTAGTGATAAAGATATCTTACTTACTCCTGATTTAACAGACTTTTCAGGGCTTGATGCCGATAAATATGCTTCTATCATACAAAAGGGCGCTGATGTTACTCGAAATGCGTATGATTCTAAGCTAAAGCATCTATCTATAAGTAATGCAGATTATGAGGAGTATAAAAAGAAGTATAGAGTTTTAAAAGAGTTTAGCGCACCTATCATTGACGCAATTGAAATAGATAATCCAACATACATTAGCAATGAGTCAATTCTCAGAAGAATTAAAATCAAGGTTGGGGATAGATTAGATGAAAATGTATTAAGAGCAAATCTTATGCATATTTATAATATGACAATCTTTGATAGCGTTGAGTATACTCTTAAAAAAGTTGAGGGAAAAAATATACTTGTTATCACTACTACACCTAGTTGGAATAATCATGGTGAAATGAGGTTTGCTATAGGCGTAGAAGATGATTTTAAAGGGCATTCGTCTTACTCATTAAAAGCTGGATACACTATGTTTGGCTTAAACAGCTATGGTGGAGAGTGGAAGAATGATATTGAAATAGGAAGACGTCAACGTGCATATACTGAGATCTTTCAGCCATTGGATACAATGCAGAGATACTATCTAAGACCATCTCTTGTTTATGATAATGTTATTGAATTTGTTCCTTATGGCAGTGGTACTGTAGAGCTTGAGACTAAAAGATATGGAACTTCACTTGGCATTGGCGCACATGTAACAACAGACTATGAGTTTGAAGTAGGCGCTGGTGCTTTTAAAGATTCACTAGAAGTTTCTATCGTTAGTGGTTCTTATGCAAAATACCAAGCTAGACCTATTTATGCTTCTTTTTTAGTGGATAATCTAGATAATCTGAATTTCCCAAACACTGGTCTAAAGTCTATGCTAAAATGGACAAAGGAAATGAAAGAGTTAGGTAGTGATTATGAGCATGAGAAAATCTATTTTGACATAGAAAAACCTATCACTTTTAACAGTCACAATATTACTACTTATCTGCAATTTGGTACAACTTACAATAACAACAATGATAAGAGCACTCTTAACTTAAATGACAAGTTTATTCTTGGCGGACTCTTTAATATGTCTGCCTATAAACCATACTCAATAGTTGGAAATCATATGGCACTAGGAGTTGTAAAGTATAGATATCAGTTAAAAGATGGAGGATTTTTTGGGACACTGGATGCCCCATTATATACAGGATTTAGTTTAGAAATAGGAGACGCGTGGGATGATGGTATTCATAGGAATATCAATGATCTTAAAAAGTCGGTTAGTGTTTATGTAGCAGCAGACACTTTTTTAGGGCCATTTTATTTGGCCTACGCATCTTCAGAAGATGGCGAAAACTCATTTTATTTATATTTAGGAGAAAAATTTTAATGAAAACAACTTTAATTATTGGTGCAGGCGGTGTTAGCCGCGTAGTAGTGCATAAATGTGTACAAAACGTAGATGTATTTGGAAAAATAGTACTGGCAAGCAGAAGTATTGGTAGATGTGAAGTTATCAAAAGTGATTTACCAGATGCTGATATTGAGATAACAACAGTAGATGCTGATGTAACTGATGAAGTGATAAAGCTGATTAAATCATGTAATGCAGATATCGTTATAAATGTTGCTCTTCCATACCAAGACTTAACGATTATGGATGCTTGTATTGCTACAAAGACACCGTATTTAGATACTGCGAACTATGAGCATCCTGATGAAGCAAAGTTTGAATACAAGCTTCAGTGGGAGAGAGATGCTAAGTTCAAAGAAGCTGGAATTATGGGACTTCTTGGAAGTGGTTTTGACCCGGGTGCTACAAATGTATTTTGTGCGTATGCACAAAAACACTACTTTGATGAAATTCATACAATTGACATTTTGGATTGTAATGCCGGTGATCACGGTTACGCATTTGCAACAAACTTTAACCCTGAGATCAATCTCCGTGAAGTATCTGCAAAAGGTCGTTACTGGGAAAATGGTGTATGGATAGAAACTGAGCCAATGGAGATTATGCAAGTTTGGGATTACCCAGAAGTAGGGCCTAAAGACTCATACCTTCTTTACCATGAAGAGATGGAATCACTTGTAAAACACATCAAAGGTCTAAAGCGTATTAGATTTTTTATGACATTTGGTCAGAGTTACCTGACTCACATGAAGTGTTTAGAAAATGTTGGAATGCTAGGGATTGAACCGGTTGAACACAAGGGAATGAAAATTATTCCAATGGAGTTTTTAAAGACTCTTCTTCCAGACCCAGCATCTCTAGGACCTAGAACTACTGGTAAAACAAATATCGGAATTGTTGCTGAGGGTATCAAAGACGGTGTTAAAAAGAAAATCTACATCTACCAAGTAAAAGACCATGAAGATTGTTACGCAGAGACTAACTCACAAGGTGTTTCTTACTCTACAGGTGTCCCTGCAATGATAGGTGCTAAACTTATGTTACAAGGTAAGTGGAGTGGTACTGGCGTGTTTAACATGGAACAAATGGATCCAGATGCATTTATGGATGAGATGAATACTCAAGGTCTTCCTTGGGAGATAAAAGAGCTAGAAGTATAAGATGAACTTCAAGGCCATAGTGCAGAGAGTAGAATCACTTCCTCCACTCTCAAATGCTACTGTTTTTGTTCAACAGCTATATAAAGAAGGTGCAGAGAATGTTGATATCATAAAATTGGTTCGCATTATTGAATCAGACGCATTGCTGACATTAAATATTTTAAAAATGATAAATGCACCGATTTACGGATTTTCTCGAAAGATAGCATCTGTAGCTCAGGCTGTTACGCTCTTTGGCACAGAGATAATCTATGGTCTTGTGATGAACTACTCAATTATGGAAGCTTTAAAAGCAAATACATCTTCTTATGGCGTAACAAGTGCTGAGTTTAATGATGTTTGTCATCTTCAAAGTGCTTTGATGCTTCAGTGGTACTCAAAAGTAGACCTTAGACATTCTCAGTTCTTAGCTCCGTTAGCACTTGTTATGGAAGCTGGAAAACTGATACTTGTTCGTGAGATTGAAGCTAGTGACTATGTAAAAGATTTTAAAAATGGTCTTAAAGAGTGCAGTAGTATAGAAGTGTATGAACACTCTATGTTTGATACTACCTCATACTACATTACAGCTCTGCTGTTTGAGCACTGGAACCTTGAACCATTATATGTAGATATGTTAAAAGGGCTTGACTTTGACAATAATGAAGGCTTTAAAATGGAATACTACATAAATACTCTTCATGTAGTTAGAACGGCGGTTAATGTTAAAGAAGTACTAACAGATGCATCTATAGAGAAAGCATGTTTGTTGGTTGAAGATATGGACTTAGATAGTGATTATTTTAGACATGTCGCAAAAAGAATAAGAGCAGCTTATGAAAAATTTTGAAAATATTAAAACACCTTGTTATATATGTGAAGAAGAACTTTTAGAAAAAAATCTCAAACTGTTGGATCATGTACAAAAAGAGAGTGGGGCTAAGATAATACTTGCTCTTAAGGGTTTTGCTATGTGGAGTACATTTCCACAAGTTAAAGAGTATCTGCATGGTTGTACAGCGAGTGGGCTTCATGAAGCAAAACTCGCTTTCGAGAAGTTCGGCAAAGAAGTTCATACTTACTCTCCTGCATACAAAGATGAAGATATTGATGAGATTGCACAAATCTCTGATCATGTAGTTTTTAATTCACCAAGCCAGCTATTTAAATATAGCGATAGAGTGAAAAAAATCAATCCAGATGTTAGCATCTCGCTTAGAATAAACCCTGAACAATCAGCATCTCCAAAAGATATATACAATCCTTGTGGCATCTATAGCCGTTTAGGAACTACTCTCGCGAACTTCGATGAAGAAGTCTTAAAGCATATAAACGGACTTAACTTTCATGCTCTTTGTGAACAGGGTGCAGATGAGTTAGAAGATGTTTTAGTTGCTTTTGAGGAGAAGTTTTCT
Protein-coding regions in this window:
- a CDS encoding saccharopine dehydrogenase family protein, which produces MKTTLIIGAGGVSRVVVHKCVQNVDVFGKIVLASRSIGRCEVIKSDLPDADIEITTVDADVTDEVIKLIKSCNADIVINVALPYQDLTIMDACIATKTPYLDTANYEHPDEAKFEYKLQWERDAKFKEAGIMGLLGSGFDPGATNVFCAYAQKHYFDEIHTIDILDCNAGDHGYAFATNFNPEINLREVSAKGRYWENGVWIETEPMEIMQVWDYPEVGPKDSYLLYHEEMESLVKHIKGLKRIRFFMTFGQSYLTHMKCLENVGMLGIEPVEHKGMKIIPMEFLKTLLPDPASLGPRTTGKTNIGIVAEGIKDGVKKKIYIYQVKDHEDCYAETNSQGVSYSTGVPAMIGAKLMLQGKWSGTGVFNMEQMDPDAFMDEMNTQGLPWEIKELEV
- a CDS encoding HDOD domain-containing protein, with protein sequence MNFKAIVQRVESLPPLSNATVFVQQLYKEGAENVDIIKLVRIIESDALLTLNILKMINAPIYGFSRKIASVAQAVTLFGTEIIYGLVMNYSIMEALKANTSSYGVTSAEFNDVCHLQSALMLQWYSKVDLRHSQFLAPLALVMEAGKLILVREIEASDYVKDFKNGLKECSSIEVYEHSMFDTTSYYITALLFEHWNLEPLYVDMLKGLDFDNNEGFKMEYYINTLHVVRTAVNVKEVLTDASIEKACLLVEDMDLDSDYFRHVAKRIRAAYEKF
- a CDS encoding DUF695 domain-containing protein, producing the protein MREIFNRLEDDVKVITEVNIEATDSKEMNPWLFSVFIKYDDLEANEESYEEFLETKESLIIALEHQDRAVYVGSRVLDGWNELYFYAYDSKKLDAIASKILTPSNYVYESNVVRDTKWGFYETQLFPTELEFCHIQSAKIIFLLEEEDEDLTIERDVEHYVSFETPTQKNRFINTLDLDGFSFKDEISSEEFEHGVALVKTHAVTEDVVTKVVEELFAKVKEDHGYYESWSTTLVSQELEERSK
- a CDS encoding FMN-binding protein — encoded protein: MKKIYLTLFILISIELSANMLISPIDAMKQSFGTNATIVKNNILLNNEQAKIIQNNAKVKLDSKIFKTFKAIQGDKTLGFGVIINKKVRSKNAVVMYLISTNSTLLSIEIIAFNEPMEYIPSKKWTSQFENVPTDKQLNVGREIPTITGATLSARSITDSSRLAFAFYNEMLKAK
- a CDS encoding porin — translated: MKTINTTLALSAFLLLGSTAYASESADIKALKQEVKELREMTQTLVDETSDLKTGFNYTTVNSEKSHSGLGAAASKVYYSKSPLSIGGYGEMYYSDAKTNNNADKTTLDVYRFVPYIGYKFSDNIILNTEIEFEHGGVANNGGTAEGGEVIVEFMYLDFLINKHANIRVGNMLMPMGLINERHEPTLFTTVQRPNTSKNLIPSTWHESGAMVYGDIIDNLSYKFAAVSALQTGVTGSSWLRSGRGGSFKQTDANMAFVARVDYTGINGLLVGASAYTAPSVNGKSSTTNMYDVHLDYKNSGARVYGVYTQTDRSDAADIAANAVEKAQGGFVNASFDVLSLTSIKKQLPIFVQYESINPEEERADGTSGDRLDTTTVGINYFPHEQVVLKLDYAMASQGAVDSDTTSISMGFIF
- a CDS encoding FAD:protein FMN transferase gives rise to the protein MSTFITISVDEKDTHLVEHGFKIMKDIEASLSSYKKSAVIYMLNRDKKVKLDNYSYQALKQSRELYKNSDGYFDITVGSITKDLYHFGEEERLASIKELNDAKVNFRGIHFSKNEASLDDGIKIDLGGIGKGFGVDKVAGYFRANSVEARISASGDIRCLDVCSIDVQDPFSDAKLLSFKTSKKDLGITTSGNYNRYVKSIKNNHLINPKLKRSQTKFVSITLIGSISSSFLDAYATAASVMPPKKAYEFLDSQELAYIVLQSDGDMKISSNIGEYTNSLVINNAVKK
- a CDS encoding MFS transporter; translation: MKECSNRRVVNYLIVVFLNAFTDLGHKIIIQNTIFKVYDGEMQIVLTAIVNALILLPFILVFSPSGFLADKFAKNLIMKHASALAVVLTLLITFSYYQGWFFTAFAMTFMLALQSAIYGPAKYGYIKELVGVKFISFGNGAVQAVTTVAILSGIIFYTVLFEIALADNFTTKEDVLQVIAPIGWLLVLGSTIEWFLASKLPNKMIEASQKKFIFKRYIQGKYLQKNLKTVTRKKEIFEAILGLSLFWSISQVVLAIFGEYAKSELGITNAIYVQGAMAMAGFGIVTGSIMAASYSKYYVNSGVATVGAIGMTIIVFIIPTSESMITLTVLFAFFGIFSGFIMVPLNSLIQLRAPRVHLGVILAGNNFIQNIFMVSFLVLTTIFAYFGTNAVALFYLMGLVGIYLSFILFKRYFVLSFWAFVEMILKMRYNFHYVGLEYIPASEGVLLLGNHVSWVDWAIIQIPIKRRLNFMVDKDIYNWKLFNKALKKGEAIPISKKASKDAFAEASQRLKNGKIVALFPEGQISPDGETGKFYKGYELISSDYDGKIATFFIDGMNGSMFSKTRDFNLFSRRDVTVYFSKPVHRETKTQEIREIITNLKGKHETKQA
- a CDS encoding patatin-like phospholipase family protein, whose amino-acid sequence is MKILLILALIFGVVLGQDRPKIALVLSGGGARGGAHVGVLKVLEENKIPVDIIVGTSMGSFVGGLYASGRSADDIEQMLVSSDWKNYIRTDFDRADTPMRVKEVEYIYQGRLGLGIDSKNSIVLPTGVLKRQPLLLKFMAETQHAQNIIDFDDLAIPFRAVATNIANGDPVVLKSGSLAKAIYASSSIPGGLQPINIDGIDLVDGGVSDNLPVQLAKDMGADIIIAVDVSENFDEKIDVNSYFVVLGQMVNILMRKNANESILKLSDKDILLTPDLTDFSGLDADKYASIIQKGADVTRNAYDSKLKHLSISNADYEEYKKKYRVLKEFSAPIIDAIEIDNPTYISNESILRRIKIKVGDRLDENVLRANLMHIYNMTIFDSVEYTLKKVEGKNILVITTTPSWNNHGEMRFAIGVEDDFKGHSSYSLKAGYTMFGLNSYGGEWKNDIEIGRRQRAYTEIFQPLDTMQRYYLRPSLVYDNVIEFVPYGSGTVELETKRYGTSLGIGAHVTTDYEFEVGAGAFKDSLEVSIVSGSYAKYQARPIYASFLVDNLDNLNFPNTGLKSMLKWTKEMKELGSDYEHEKIYFDIEKPITFNSHNITTYLQFGTTYNNNNDKSTLNLNDKFILGGLFNMSAYKPYSIVGNHMALGVVKYRYQLKDGGFFGTLDAPLYTGFSLEIGDAWDDGIHRNINDLKKSVSVYVAADTFLGPFYLAYASSEDGENSFYLYLGEKF
- a CDS encoding diacylglycerol kinase; its protein translation is MKLNKPKHSLFRNGMYAVEGFIDITKNETSFKWQLLMLSVMGIVAWNLPIDFGHASILFISLFIPVLAEVTNSSIERVVDLVTSDYHILAKQAKDAGATLVLLSLIVTSLIWISVLAVAFNLV